From the genome of Cynocephalus volans isolate mCynVol1 chromosome 14, mCynVol1.pri, whole genome shotgun sequence, one region includes:
- the LOC134363125 gene encoding LOW QUALITY PROTEIN: hippocampus abundant transcript 1 protein-like (The sequence of the model RefSeq protein was modified relative to this genomic sequence to represent the inferred CDS: deleted 1 base in 1 codon): protein MTQGKKKKRAANLSIMLAEKIIIKDGGTPHRIGSPSVYHAVIVIFLEFFAWGLLTAPTLVVLHETFPKHTFLMNGLIQGVKGLLSFLSAPLMGALSDVWGRKSFLLLTVFFTCAPIPLMKISPWWYFAVISVPGVFAVTFSVVFAYVADITQEHERSMAYGLVSATSAASLVTSPAIGAYLGRVYGDSLVVVLATAIALLDICFILVAVPELLPEKMRPASWGAPISWEQADPSASLKKVGQDSIVLLICITVFLSYLPEAGQYSSFFFVPQTDNEIFTRKCCSIYAVLGILSIIAQTIVLSLLVRSIGNKNTILLGLGFQILQLAWYGFGSEPWMMWAAGAVAAMSSITFPAVSALVSRTASADQQGVVQGMITGIQGLCNGLGPALYGFIFYIFHVELKELPITGTDLGTNTSPQYRFEQNSIIPGPPFLFGACSVLLALLVALFIPEHTNLSLKSSSWRKHCGSHSHPHSTQAPGEAKEPLFQDTNV from the exons ATGACCCAGGGGAAGAAGAAGAAACGGGCCGCAAACCTCAGTATCATGCTGGCCGAGAAGATCATCATTAAGGACGGAGGCACGCCTCATCGAATAGGTTCTCCTAGTGTTTATCATGCGGTTATTGTCATCTTTTTGGAGTTTTTT GCTTGGGGATTATTGACCGCACCCACCTTGGTGGTATTACATGAAACCTTCCCTAAACATACATTTTTGATGAATGGCCTAATTCAAGGAGTAAAGGGTCTGTTGTCATTCCTCAGTGCCCCACTTATGGGTGCTCTTTCTGATGTTTGGGGCCGAAAATCCTTCTTGCTGCTAACAGTGTTTTTCACATGTGCCCCAATTCCTTTAATGAAGATCAGCCCGTGGTGGTACTTTGCTGTTATCTCTGTTCCTGGGGTATTTGCAGTGACTTTCTCAGTGGTATTTGCATATGTAGCAGATATAACTCAAGAGCATGAAAGAAGTATGGCTTATGGACTGGTTTCAGCAACATCTGCTGCAAGTTTAGTCACCAGCCCTGCAATTGGAGCTTACCTTGGACGAGTGTATGGGGACAGCTTAGTGGTGGTCCTAGCCACAGCCATAGCTTTGCTAGATATTTGTTTTATCCTTGTTGCTGTGCCAGAGTTGTTGCCTGAGAAGATGCGGCCAGCATCATGGGGAGCACCCATTTCTTGGGAACAGGCTGACCCCTCTGCATCCTTAAAAAAAGTGGGCCAAGATTCCATAGTGCTGCTAATCTGCATTACAGTGTTTCTCTCCTACCTACCAGAGGCAGGCCAAtattccagctttttttttgtaCCTCAGACAGATAATGAAATTTTCACCAGAAAGTGCTGCAGCATTTATGCAGTCCTTGGCATTCTTTCCATTATTGCACAGACCATAGTCTTGAGTTTACTTGTGAGGTCAATTGGAAATAAGAACACCATTTTATTGGGTCTGGGATTTCAAATATTACAGCTGGCATGGTATGGCTTTGGTTCAGAACCTTGGATGATGTGGGCTGCTGGGGCCGTAGCAGCCATGTCTAGCATTACCTTTCCAGCTGTCAGTGCCCTTGTTTCACGAACTGCTAGTGCTGATCAACAGGGTGTTGTGCAAGGAATGATAACAGGGATTCAAGGATTGTGCAATGGCCTGGGGCCAGCCCTTTATGgatttattttctacatattccATGTGGAACTTAAAGAACTGCCAATAACAGGAACAGATTTGGGAACAAACACAAGCCCTCAGTACCGCTTTGAACAGAATTCCATCATCCCTGGCCCCCCTTTCCTCTTTGGAGCCTGTTCGGTACTGCTGGCTCTGCTTGTTGCCTTGTTTATTCCAGAACATACCAATTTAAGCTTAAAGTCCAGCAGTTGGAGAAAGCACTGTGGCAGTCACAGCCATCCTCATAGTACACAAGCGCCAGGAGAGGCCAAAGAACCTTTATTCCAGGACACAAATGTGTGA